The Miscanthus floridulus cultivar M001 chromosome 17, ASM1932011v1, whole genome shotgun sequence genome has a window encoding:
- the LOC136517802 gene encoding probable cytokinin riboside 5'-monophosphate phosphoribohydrolase LOGL5, whose amino-acid sequence MDQEHEQQAPVPVPAAAAAAAAEKEKKKKKFRRVCVFCGSSPGKRSSYQAAAVQLGQQLVERGMDLVYGGGSVGLMGLVSRAVHDGGGHVLGVVPKAVLPLELIGETPGELKPVAGMHQRKAEMARHSDAFIALPGGYGTLEELLEVIAWAQLGIHSKPVGLLNVDGYYDPLLAFVDKAVHEGFVTPAERSIIVDAHTPHDLLDKLQVDDDDDDSSLAPDHIA is encoded by the exons ATGGATCAGGAGCACGAGCAGCAGGCGCCGGTGCCTgtgccggcggcagcggcagcagcagcggcggagaaagagaagaagaagaagaagttccgTCGGGTGTGCGTGTTCTGCGGGAGCAGCCCCGGGAAGCGGTCGTCGTACCAGGCGGCGGCGGTGCAGCTCGGGCAGCAGCTGGTGGAGCGCGGCATGGACCTGGTGTACGGCGGCGGCAGCGTGGGGCTGATGGGCCTCGTCTCCCGCGCCGTCCACGACGGCGGGGGCCACGTGCTCGGGGTGGTGCCCAAGGCGGTGCTGCCGCTGGAGCTCATCGGGGAGACGCCCGGGGAGCTCAAGCCCGTCGCCGGGATGCACCAGCGCAAGGCCGAGATGGCGCGCCACTCCGACGCGTTCATCGCGCTCCCAG GTGGGTACGGGACGCTGGAGGAGCTCCTGGAGGTGATCGCGTGGGCGCAGCTCGGCATCCACAGCAAGCCGGTTGGCCTCCTCAACGTGGACGGCTACTACGACCCGCTGCTCGCCTTCGTCGACAAGGCCGTCCACGAAGGATTCGTCACCCCCGCCGAACGCAGCATCATCGTCGACGCGCACACGCCACACGACCTCCTCGACAAGCTCCAggtcgatgacgacgacgacgactcttCATTGGCGCCGGACCACATCGCCTAG